Proteins from a genomic interval of Phycisphaerae bacterium:
- the coaD gene encoding pantetheine-phosphate adenylyltransferase yields the protein MSQRKPARAVFPGAFDPITHGHLDVIKRAREFVDELIVAVGHNPEKRELFTAQERVDMLNELVGDLPRVRVEAYEGLTAEFVRRVGAQMIIRGIRDNVDLHYELQQANINMAVGGVETIFLLTRDQFALVSSTYIKQIVELGCTDLERLSRLVPPNVAERLRLKHGSQ from the coding sequence ATGTCGCAACGCAAACCCGCTCGTGCCGTGTTTCCGGGAGCCTTCGATCCCATCACTCATGGTCATCTCGACGTCATCAAGCGGGCGCGGGAGTTTGTCGACGAGTTGATTGTCGCCGTCGGCCATAACCCCGAGAAGAGAGAGCTATTTACAGCTCAGGAGCGGGTCGACATGCTTAACGAACTGGTTGGCGATCTCCCGCGGGTTCGGGTGGAGGCCTACGAGGGGCTGACGGCCGAGTTCGTGCGGCGGGTGGGTGCCCAGATGATCATCCGTGGCATCCGCGACAACGTCGACTTGCACTACGAGCTTCAGCAGGCCAACATCAACATGGCGGTGGGGGGGGTGGAGACGATCTTCCTGCTCACCCGCGACCAATTTGCCTTGGTTTCCAGCACTTACATCAAGCAGATTGTCGAACTGGGTTGCACGGATCTGGAAAGGCTTTCGCGGCTGGTTCCGCCGAATGTGGCCGAGCGGTTGCGGCTGAAGCACGGTTCGCAATGA